In the genome of Sardina pilchardus chromosome 14, fSarPil1.1, whole genome shotgun sequence, one region contains:
- the LOC134100440 gene encoding myosin heavy chain, fast skeletal muscle-like has translation MGDGEMAAFGKAAIYLRKPEKERLEAQTKPFDAKTACYVVDKEDLYIKGTIKKKEGGKATVETLETKEERTVKEDEVFPMNPPKFDKIEDMAMMTHLNEASVLYNLKERYAAWMIYTYSGLFCVTVNPYKWLPVYDDEVVNAYRGKKRVEAPPHIFSVSDNAYQFMLQDRENQSVLITGESGAGKTVNTKRVIQYFATIAVSGGKKGAAADGSLEDQIIAANPLLESYGNAKTVRNDNSSRFGKFIRIHFGTTGKLARADIETYLLEKSRVTFQLPDERGYHIFYQMMTNHKPELIEMSLITTNPYDFPMCSQGQITVASIDDKEELDATDDAIDILGFSGEEKVTIYKLTGAVLHHGNMKFKQKQREEQAEPDGTEDADKVAYLLGLNSADMLKALCYPRVKVGNEFVTKGQTVPQVNNSVSALSKSIYERMFLWMVIRINQMLDTKQSSQFFIGVLDIAGFEIFDFNSMEQLCINFTNEKLQQFFNHHMFVLEQEEYKKEGIEWEFIDFGMDLAACIELIEKPMGIFAILEEECMFPKASDTTFKNKLYDQHLGKTKAFEKPRPKKGCAEAHFSLVHYAGTVDYNVGGWLDKNKDPLNDSVIQLYQKSGVKLLPVLYPPVVEETGGGGKKKKKGGSMQTVSSQFRENLGKLMTNLRSTHPHFVRCLIPNEIKKPGYMQNFLVIHQLRCNGVLEGIRICRKGFPSRILYGDFKQRYKVLNASVIPDGQFIDNKKAAEKLLGSIDVDHTQYKFGHTKVFFKAGLLGTLEELRDEKLANLVTMTQALCRAYLMRREFVKMMERREAIYTIQYNIRSFMNVKTWPWMKVYYKIKPLLKSAETEKELASLKENYEKIKVDFAKTTAKKKELEEKMVSLVQERNDLALQVASGSEGLNDAEERCEGLIKSKIQLEAKLKETTERLEDEEEINAELTAKKRKLEDECSELKKDIDDLELTLAKVEKEKHATENKVKNLTEEMASQDESIAKLTKEKKALQEAHQQTLDDLQAEEDKVNTLTKSKTKLEQQVDDLEGSLEQEKKLRMDLERAKRKLEGDLKLAQESIMDLENDKQQSEEKIKKKDFETSQLLSKIEDEQSLGAQLQKKIKELQARIEELEEEIESERAARAKVEKQRADLSRELEEISERLEEAGGATAAQIEMSKKREAEFQKLRRDLEESTLQHEATASALRKKQADSVAELGEQIDNLQRVKQKLEKEKSEYKMEIDDLSSNMEAVAKSKTNLEKMCRTLEDQFSELKAKSDEGVRQLNDISAQRARLQTESGELARQVEEKDALVSQLTRSKQAFTQQVEELKRLNEEEVKAKNALAHAVQSARHDCDLLREQFEEEQEAKAELQRGMSKANSEVAQWRSKYETDAIQRTEELEESKKKLAQRLQEAEEQIEAVNSKCASLDKTKQRLQGEVEDLMIDVERANGLAANLDKKQRNFDKVLAEWKQKYEEGQAELEGAQKEARSLSTELFKMKNSYEEALDHLETMKRESKNLQQEISDLTEQLGETGKSIHELEKSKKTVETEKSEIQTALEEAEGTLEHEESKILRVQLELNQIKGEVDRKLAEKDEEMEQIKRNAQRITDSMQSTLDSEVRSRNDALRIKKKMEGDLNEMEIQLSHANRQASESQKQLRNVQGQLKDAQLHLDDAVRGQEDGKEQVAMVERRNTLMIAEIEELRAALEQTERSRKVAEQELVDASERVGLLHSQNTSLINTKKKLEGDLVQVQGEVDDIVQEARNAEDKAKKAITDAAMMAEELKKEQDTSSHLERMKKNLEVTVKDLQHRLDEAENLAMKGGKKQLQKLESRVRELESEVETEQRRGVDAVKGVRKYERRVKELTYQTEEDKKNVRRLQDLVDKLQLKVKSYKRQAEEAEEQSNSHLSKFRKVQHELEEAEERADIAESQVNKLRAKSRDSGKGKEAAE, from the exons ATGGGAGACGGTGAAATGGCCGCGTTCGGCAAAGCCGCCATCTACCTTCGCAAGCCTGAGAAGGAGAGACTTGAGGCCCAAACCAAGCCCTTTGATGCAAAGACTGCTTGCTATGTGGTTGACAAAGAGGACTTGTACATCAAGGGTACAATCAAAAAGAAGGAAGGTGGCAAAGCCACTGTTGAAACGCTTGAAACCAAGGAG GAAAGGACAGTGAAGGAAGATGAAGTCTTCCCCATGAATCCTCCTAAGTTCGACAAAATTGAGGACATGGCCATGATGACCCACCTCAATGAAGCCTCTGTCCTGTATAACCTCAAAGAGCGTTATGCAGCATGGATGATCTAC ACCTATTCTGGACTTTTCTGTGTCACTGTGAACCCCTACAAGTGGCTCCCAGTATACGACGACGAAGTGGTAAATGCCTACAGAGGCAAGAAGCGCGTAGAGGCCCCACCCCacatcttctctgtctctgacaacgCATATCAGTTCATGCTCCAAG ACAGGGAGAATCAGTCTGTCCTGATCAC CGGAGAATCTGGTGCTGGCAAGACTGTAAACACCAAGCGTGTCATCCAGTACTTTGCAACAATTGCAGTGTCTGGTGGGAAGAagggagcagcagcagat GGCTCTCTTGAAGACCAGATTATTGCTGCCAACCCACTGCTGGAGTCTTATGGTAATGCTAAGACTGTGAGGAATGACAACTCTTCACGTTTC GGTAAATTCATCAGAATTCACTTTGGCACAACTGGAAAACTGGCTAGGGCTGATATCGAGACTT ATCTACTGGAGAAGTCTAGAGTGACATTCCAGCTTCCTGATGAGAGAGGCTACCACATCTTCTACCAGATGATGACTAACCACAAGCCTGAGCTCATAG AAATGTCCCTCATCACAACCAACCCCTATGACTTCCCAATGTGCAGTCAGGGTCAGATTACTGTGGCCAGCATTGATGACAAAGAGGAACTGGATGCCACAGAT GATGCCATTGATATCCTGGGTTTCAGCGGAGAGGAGAAAGTGACCATTTACAAGCTGACTGGTGCTGTGCTACATCATGGCAACATGAAATTCAAGCAAAAGCAGCGTGAGGAGCAGGCTGAGCCTGATGGCACTGAGG ATGCTGACAAAGTCGCTTACCTTCTGGGCCTGAACTCCGCTGACATGCTGAAAGCTTTGTGCTACCCAAGAgtgaaagttggaaatgagtTTGTCACCAAGGGTCAGACTGTGCCACAG GTCAATAACTCAGTTTCGGCCTTGTCCAAGTCCATCTATGAGAGGATGTTCTTGTGGATGGTCATCCGTATCAACCAGATGTTGGACACTAAACAGTCAAGCCAGTTCTTTATCGGTGTGCTGGATATTGCTGGCTTTGAGATTTTCGAT TTCAACAGCATGGAGCAGCTGTGCATCAACTTCACCAATGAGAAACTGCAACAGTTCTTCAACCACCACATGTTCGTTCTGGAGCAAGAGGAGTACAAGAAAGAGGGCATTGAATGGGAGTTCATTGACTTTGGCATGGACTTGGCTGCTTGCATTGAACTCATTGAGAAG CCAATGGGAATCTTTGCCATCCTTGAAGAGGAGTGCATGTTCCCCAAGGCCTCTGACACCACTTTCAAGAACAAGCTGTATGACCAGCATCTTGGCAAAACTAAGGCCTTTGAGAAGCCAAGGCCCAAAAAAGGCTGTGCTGAGGCCCACTTCTCTCTGGTGCACTATGCTGGCACTGTGGACTACAATGTTGGTGGCTGGCTGGACAAGAACAAGGATCCACTGAACGATTCTGTTATTCAGCTGTACCAGAAGTCGGGAGTGAAACTCCTGCCTGTCTTGTACCCACCTGTCGTTGAGG aaactggtggtggtggtaagaagaagaagaagggtggCTCCATGCAGACTGTGTCATCACAGTTcagg GAGAACTTGGGCAAACTGATGACCAACTTGAGGAGCACCCATCCTCACTTTGTGCGTTGTCTGATTCCAAATGAAATTAAGAAACCAG GTTATATGCAAAACTTCCTGGTCATCCATCAGCTCAGGTGCAATGGTGTGCTAGAGGGTATCAGAATCTGCAGAAAGGGTTTCCCAAGCAGAATCCTCTACGGTGACTTCAAGCAGAG ATACAAAGTGCTGAATGCCAGTGTCATCCCTGATGGTCAGTTCATTGATAACAAGAAGGCTGCTGAGAAGCTCTTGGGATCCATTGATGTTGATCACACACAATACAAGTTTGGACACACAAAG GTGTTCTTCAAAGCTGGTCTGTTGGGTACCCTTGAGGAGTTGCGAGATGAGAAACTGGCTAACCTGGTCACAATGACTCAGGCTCTCTGCCGTGCATACCTGATGAGGAGGGAGTTTGTGAAGATGATGGAAAGGAG GGAGGCTATCTACACCATCCAGTACAATATTCGGTCATTCATGAATGTCAAGACTTGGCCTTGGATGAAGGTTTACTACAAGATCAAACCTTTGCTGAAGAGTGCTGAAACTGAGAAGGAGCTGGCCAGCTTGAAGGAGAACTATGAAAAAATCAAAGTGGACTTTGCAAAGACAACAGCGAAGAAGAAGGAGCTAGAGGAGAAAATGGTTTCCCTGGTGCAAGAAAGGAATGACCTGGCACTGCAAGTGGCATCT GGAAGTGAAGGTCTCAATGATGCTGAGGAGAGGTGTGAGGGTCTTATCAAAAGTAAGATTCAGCTCGAGGCCAAGCTCAAAGAGACAACCGAGAgactggaggatgaagaggaaatCAATGCTGAGCTGACTGCCAAGAAGAGGAAACTGGAGGATGAGTGCTCTGAGCTCAAGAAAGACATTGATGATCTGGAGCTGACCTTGGCtaaagtggagaaggagaaacatgCCACTGAGAACAAG GTAAAAAACCTAACTGAGGAGATGGCCTCTCAGGATGAGTCCATCGCTAAGCTAACAAAGGAGAAGAAAGCCCTCCAAGAGGCCCACCAGCAGACTCTTGATGATCTTCAGGCAGAGGAAGACAAAGTCAACACTCTGACCAAATCCAAGACTAAGCTTGAACAACAAGTGGATGAT CTTGAGGGTTCCCTGGAGCAAGAAAAGAAGCTCCGTATGGACCTTGAGAGAGCCAAGAGAAAGCTTGAAGGTGACCTGAAGCTGGCCCAGGAGTCCATCATGGATCTGGAGAATGACAAGCAGCAGTCTGAAGAGAAGATAAAGAA GAAGGACTTCGAAACAAGTCAACTTCTGAGTAAGATTGAAGATGAACAATCACTTGGTGCTCAGCTGCAGAAGAAGATCAAGGAGCTCCAG GCCCGCATTGAGGAACTGGAGGAAGAGATTGAATCTGAGCGTGCAGCTCGTGCCAAGGTTGAGAAGCAGAGGGCTGACCTCTCCAGGGAACTTGAAGAGATAAGTGAGAGGCTTGAGGAAGCTGGTGGTGCTACTGCTGCTCAAATTGAGATGAGCAAAAAGCGTGAGGCTGAGTTCCAGAAGCTGCGTCGTGACCTTGAAGAGTCCACCCTGCAGCATGAAGCCACTGCATCAGCTCTCCGCAAGAAGCAGGCTGACAGCGTGGCTGAGCTAGGAGAGCAGATTGACAACCTCCAACGTGTCAAGCAGAAgcttgagaaggagaagagtgaaTACAAGATGGAGATTGATGATCTCTCCAGCAATATGGAGGCTGTTGCTAAATCTAAG ACAAATCTGGAGAAGATGTGCCGCACCCTTGAAGACCAATTCAGTGAACTCAAAGCCAAGAGTGATGAGGGTGTCCGACAGCTCAATGACATCAGCGCTCAGAGAGCAAGACTTCAGACTGAAAGTGGTGAGCTTGCCCGCCAGGTGGAGGAGAAAGATGCTCTTGTGTCTCAGCTGACCAGAAGCAAGCAGGCCTTCACTCAGCAAGTTGAGGAGCTCAAGAGACTGAATGAAGAGGAAGTCAAG GCCAAGAATGCCCTGGCCCATGCTGTTCAGTCAGCTCGCCACGACTGTGACCTTCTGAGGGAGCAGTTTGAGGAGGAACAGGAAGCAAAGGCTGAGCTTCAACGTGGCATGTCCAAGGCCAACAGTGAGGTTGCTCAGTGGAGGAGCAAGTATGAAACTGATGCCATCCAGCGCACTGAGGAGCTTGAAGAGTCCAA GAAAAAGCTAGCCCAGCGTCTCCAGGAGGCTGAGGAGCAAATCGAGGCTGTCAACTCAAAATGTGCCTCTCTTGATAAGACCAAGCAGAGACTCCAGGGTGAGGTTGAGGACCTCATGATTGATGTGGAGAGAGCCAATGGTCTAGCTGCCAACCTTGACAAGAAGCAAAGAAACTTTGACAAG GTCCTGGCAGAATGGAAGCAGAAGTATGAGGAGGGTCAGGCTGAGCTGGAGGGTGCCCAGAAAGAGGCTCGTTCTCTCAGCACTGAGCTGTTCAAGATGAAGAACTCCTATGAGGAGGCTCTTGACCACCTTGAGACCatgaagagggagagcaagaattTGCAAC AGGAGATCTCTGACCTAACGGAGCAGCTTGGTGAGACTGGaaagagcatccatgagctGGAGAAGTCAAAGAAAACGGTTGAGACTGAGAAGTCCGAGATCCAAACAGCCCTAGAAGAGGCTGAG GGAACTCTTGAGCATGAGGAGTCCAAGATTCTTCGTGTCCAACTTGAACTCAACCAGATCAAGGGTGAGGTTGACAGGAAGCTTgcagagaaggatgaggagatggagcagaTCAAGAGGAACGCCCAGAGGATAACTGACTCCATGCAGAGTACTCTGGACTCTGAGGTCAGGAGCAGAAATGATGCCCTGAGAAtcaagaagaagatggagggagacctcAATGAGATGGAGATTCAGCTGAGCCATGCTAACCGCCAGGCTTCTGAGTCCCAGAAACAACTGAGAAATGTGCAGGGTCAACTCAAG GATGCTCAACTGCACCTTGATGATGCTGTCAGAGGACAGGAAGATGGGAAGGAACAGGTTGCCATGGTGGAGCGCAGGAACACCTTGATGATCGCTGAGATTGAGGAGCTCAGAGCTGCcctggagcagacagagagaagccgCAAAGTGGCTGAACAGGAGCTTGTTGATGCTAGTGAGCGTGTTGGCCTCCTGCACTCTCAG AACACAAGTCTGATTAACACCAAGAAGAAGCTTGAGGGTGACTTGGTTCAGGTCCAAGGTGAGGTTGATGATATTGTCCAGGAGGCTAGAAATGCTGAGGACAAGGCCAAGAAAGCTATCACTGAT GCTgccatgatggcagaggagCTAAAGAAGGAGCAGGATACCAGTTCTCATctggagaggatgaagaagaaccTGGAGGTCACTGTGAAGGATCTGCAGCATCGCCTGGATGAGGCTGAGAATCTGGCTATGAAGGGTGGCAAGAAACAACTTCAGAAACTGGAGTCCAGG GTTCGTGAGCTGGAAAGTGAGGTTGAGACTGAACAACGACGTGGTGTTGATGCTGTCAAGGGAGTCCGCAAATACgagaggagagtgaaggagcTCACCTATCAG ACTGAAGAGGACAAGAAAAATGTTCGCAGACTGCAGGACCTGGTTGACAAGCTGCAGCTGAAGGTCAAATCCTACAAGAGACAGGCTGAGGAAGCT GAGGAGCAATCCAACTCCCACCTGTCAAAGTTCAGGAAGGTTCAGCatgagctggaggaggctgaggaACGTGCTGACATTGCTGAATCCCAGGTCAACAAGTTGAGAGCAAAGAGCCGTGATTCTGGAAAG GGCAAGGAAGCTGCAGAGTAA